AGGGGGTGGAAAATAGTCTGTGTTTTGAAAAAAAACTATGATGTACACTTATGATGATGAGATAGCAGGGCATTATGCTGCTTTCAGGCCTCCACTGCATGAGTTGATATTGGACAAATTTCTTTCTAATCTTCCATTATTTAAATCGGGACTCGATATAGGATGTGGAACAGGGACTTCTTCAATTGCACTTGCGGGATATTGTGAAAAAGTGATCGGGATAGATCCCAGTCTGTCCATGCTTGACCGTGCAGCTGCCCATCCACAGGTCACTTATTTGCCCTTTGGTGGCAGCCAATTGAATTTATTTGGGGAAGATTTTGATATCATCACCTTTGCGGGGTCTTTGTTTTATGCCAAATCCCAAAGCTTATTGGATGAGGTAGTGCGGGTAGGGAAAAATAAAAGCCTGATTTTAATATATGATTTTGAAATTGTATGTGAGGAGATTTTGGCAAGATTTGGTATTCAAAACCAATCCGGAAATACCGATTATAACCACATGGTGGATTTTTCGGGATTGGAACTTTCCAAAGTGGAAAAAGTGATATCCTTAAAAGAAATGATAAAAATCAACATCCTTGCTGAAAATCTGGCGCACGTGTTTCTGGCAGAAGAGGGTATTTATCCGATCCTGAAAGATAAATTCCCGAGACATGATCTTTATGAATTTGTATCAAATGAGCTTTCCAAACAGAAATTGGATGAATTGAATGTCAATATTTTTTTATCTGTTTATCAAATCAAAAAATAAACTGACACTTACCAATTGTTTTCAAGGTTGTTGTAGTATTTGATTTTTTCATTCAACATCCTGAAATCCAACTTGCCTTTTACATCCTTGAGATGTTCGATAATGGCGAGGGACTTGTTGAGTCTTGAATTGGAGTTTTTGACTTTGCTGACCAGATAGACAAGACTTCTTTGTTTTCCCTTAGTCAGGGCATGGAATAACTCATTTCCCAAATCATCCTGGTCCAATAACACCTGCAATTCTTCGGGCATTTCATGTCCATATTCTGAATGGTCTTTTTCAATATGCACGGTGAGTTTTTCACCTTCTTGGATTTTAAGTTGATCCCGAAAAGATTTATTGATCAGTACAAACCAGTACTCCTTACTTTTCATCAATGCAGCCGGATAGGGGGGCAGTTCATTCAGTTGGCAGATTATTCTCCTGTTATCCCCTTCTATAAATGTAAGGGCAATATCCTCAGGTACAGGAGTATGGAACTGCCATAGATTGGTATGAAAATTTTCAAGTGTGGAGGCAAAAGATTTTTTCATGAATTGAAAATATCCTATTTTTAAGAATATATCTATAAATCATTCCCTATGTTTTTAAAATTTCTGTTTAAATCTATCTGTTTGGGTTTCTTGGTGGGATTGATCGTTTATGTTAGTTCCAAGTTGATCGGCACTGGAGTAAATTCAACAGTGATAGGGACGGCAACGGCCGTTGTTGTGGCTGCTATAAATATACCTAAATTGTTATCCGCAAATCAAAAATCAGCTAAACCACTATGAAAAATATATCTTTTAGTTCCCACTTTTTTCTTATTGTATTGACCGGAGTGATATCAGGTTATCTTGTTTATTTATTGCTTGGTCTTATTGAAGTTCCTTTTCGGGAAGTAGCATTTTTTTCAGTCATGTCAGCAGTGATAGCCGCTTTGCTAGGTCGAATGGAAAAGAAATATGATGAGACACAAAATTGAATTTTTTTTCAATGAAAAGGAATGAGCCTATTCTCAAAAAAAATCACCACGCAAAGAGGCTTTAACCAAACAACCAGAAAGGATCAAGGGGCAAACCTTTCAATGCCCGCCACATCCGTCATCCGTCATCCGTCATCCGTCATCCGTCATCGGTCATCGGTCATCGGTCATCAAACAGAAATTGAAATACAAATATGAAAACAGATAACCCCATGCAATCACTGAGGATCAGTAAGCTGTTTGCCATTCTTCCTTGAAATAATGTTCATCTTCTTCATTGTGTGGAAGAAAGTGGATGGAAAAATTTTTTGGATCGGCATTTTTTCTACTATTGTCATGGGCATTCAATGGAAAGAGTGATCCTAGCATAAACCCAAGTACACCGCCCCAAACCGCGCCTACCGAAAGAGCAGTGATGAGAGTGGCAATAGGTGAAAGAGAAGTACCGCTTTCTGAAAAAAGCAATATTAAGCCAACAATGCCACCTGTAATTACTGCCCCTGAAACTATCCCCCATTTGAATCCTGTTAGAGATTTCCTTAATGTAGTATTCCCGGAATTTTGAAATTGAACCATGTCTTCCTCTTCGTTGTCTAATCCTTCCCGGTGATTGATTTTTAGCTCATCATATTGATAGCCCCTGTCCAAAAGGGTTTTCAGGGCCAATTTGAATTCTTCCCTGTTATTGAAAATTCTTTTCAGTTGTTGCATTTCAAACGGATGTTAATATTTAAACTAAGTTTATTGATTTTTATCCCGAAAATCTTCTGGTTAGAAAAGGATTTTTTTTACGTTGGAAAGATCCAAAATTGATTGTTAAAATCCATTATACTTAAATACCTATTAATTGCACTAATTACACCTTGTCGAAAAAAACATTGCAACAAAAAATCAAATGTTTACAACAATCACATATTTATCAAAAGCAGTTTAAAAGTATTCTTAGCGCGGGATTATTATTCTTATCTTTACAGATTATGGTTATGGGTGATTTCCTTTTATCTGTAGGTTTCAATAGCTGTTCTGTCTACAAAATATTTTATGGAACAATCCCGAAATAAAAGCAAGGCTAAGAATTCAGTTTCAAGTAAGCCTGTCAAAGCTGTTTTTCCCGTAGTAGCAATCGGTGCTTCTGCAGGGGGGCTTGAAGCCGTTTCCGAATTGCTGAAATACCTGGCTCCTAATACAGGCATGGCATTCATATATGTACAGCACCTCAAGCCGGACCATAAAAGCATGCTGATTCCACTATTGGCCAAGATTACTTCCATGAATGTAAAGGAGGTAGAGGATAAAATCCTGATAGAACCAAATTGCTTTTATATTATTCCTCCTGACAAGGAGATTTCTGCTGAAAATGGCCATATCCTAGTGAGGCAAAGACCTGAAGTTCCTAAATTTAATCTTCCAATAGATATTCTTTTTTCTTCCTTGTCCATTACCCATCATGAAAATGTCATTGGGGTCATATTGAGCGGAAGCGCCACCGATGGTACCATAGGCTTGAAGTCTATCAAACAGAATGGTGGTCTTACCTTTGCCCAGGATGATTCTGCCAAATTTGACAGCATGCCCAAGTCTGCAATTTCAGCTGGAATAGTAGATTATATATTATCCCCCAAAGAAATTGCCTTTGAGTTGAATAGGTTAAGTAAACATCCATTGGTCAGGAATTCCGACAGGAAAACCCGGGAAGAAGATCAGATTGATGATGACAGTCCCAACCTTAGGGCCATACTCACCTGTTTGTTTCAATCTACCGGCGTGGATTTTTCAGTTTACAAAATGAGGACCATCAAAAGAAGGATTTTGAGAAGGATGATGCTCAATAAGGTAAAAGAACTCAAAGCCTATTTGAATCTGATAGAGGGCAAAAAAGAAGAGCTCGATATTCTTTATCAGGACTTATTGATCAATGTGACCAGTTTTTTCAGAGATTCTGAAACCTATAAGTATTTGAAGGAATATTTGCTTCCTAAACTGCTAAAGACAAAAGAAGAGGGGGAGTCTCTCCGTATATGGGTACCGGCCTGTTCTTCAGGTGAGGAGGCTTTTTCCATCGCCATGCTGGTTTTGGAAGTACAGGAAAAAATGGACAAACCCACTCCCATCAAAATGTTTGCAACAGACCTGAGCGAAAAGTCGATCAGAAAAGCCCGGAATGGCATCTATACCAAAAGTGAATTGGAATCAGTTTATCCCAGGCGTTTGCAAAGGTTCTTTTCCAAAACTGATGGTAATTACAAGATTTCCAAATCAATCCGGGATCTCTGTGTCTTTGCTACCCACAATGTTCTCAAGGATCCTCCATTTTCAAAAATAGATTTTATAAGTTGCAGGAATCTGTTTATCTATTTTGATTTACAGGCCCAAAAAAGAGTATTGGCAACTTTTCATTATGCCTTGAATGACAGCGGCTATCTGATGTTGGGAAAAGCGGAGACAATCACTTCTTCTTCCCATCTATTTACCCAACTTAACAAGAAGTATAAAATTTATTTCAAAAAAAGTAATTCAGACAATGTCTTGTTTTCTTTACCCACCATCAAAATGCCTAAAAAGGAGATACCGCCTGCCCATATTGACGTCCAAAAAGGAACGAGTTCCATTATCCCTGAGATTAATTTCAAACAAAGTAATTTGGGACTGGCAGAAGCTATAAATACCATTATTATTTCCGATTTTTTACCTCCGGCTGTTGTGATCAATCAGCAACATGAAATCAAACAGTTCCGGGGCAATACAGATCTTTATTTCAGCCATGCTTCCGGTAAAGCTTCACTGAATATCTTCAAATTGGTGCGGAAAGAAATTGCATTCCATTTAAGGAATCTTATTTCCAAATCCTTCAAAACCAATCAGCGCATCAGAAAAGGTGGAATTGAACTAAAAATCGACAATTCCCGATACATCATCAGCGTGGAGGTGGCCCCTCTCCATTTGGATTCCGAAGAACAATTGATGTTGGTAGTTTTTTCACATCATGAGCAGGTTTTGGGTCTTAATGGATCGAAAGGAAATGATGATGGACAAAACACTCAGCTCAAACTTCAGGAAAACAGGATCAAGCAGTTGGAAGAAGACTTAGAAGCTTCCCATAAAGATGCCCTGGAACTGGCACATGAGCAGGAAGGGTATATCGAAGAACTCCAAAGTGCCAATGAGGAAGTAGTATCTAGCAATGAAGAACTGCAGACCGTCAATGAAGAACTGGAAACTTCCAAAGAGGAACTGGAATCTTCCAATGAAGAACTGATCACTACCAATCAGGAACTACAAACCCGTAATGAACTGCTAAGTGAATCGTACGACTATTCCAGTGCTATTATTGCCACCCTGCACGAGCCTTTGATTGTATTGGATAAAGATTTCAGGATCAAAACCTCCAATGATTCATTTTATAGGACTTTTGGAATAAAAAAGGAGGAGATGGAAGGCAAAATTCTTTTTGACCTCGAAGACAATGAATGGAATATCCCTAGTCTGAGAGAATTGCTTGAACATATCATTCCCAAAAACTCCTCCTTTAT
This window of the Aquiflexum balticum DSM 16537 genome carries:
- a CDS encoding class I SAM-dependent methyltransferase; its protein translation is MMYTYDDEIAGHYAAFRPPLHELILDKFLSNLPLFKSGLDIGCGTGTSSIALAGYCEKVIGIDPSLSMLDRAAAHPQVTYLPFGGSQLNLFGEDFDIITFAGSLFYAKSQSLLDEVVRVGKNKSLILIYDFEIVCEEILARFGIQNQSGNTDYNHMVDFSGLELSKVEKVISLKEMIKINILAENLAHVFLAEEGIYPILKDKFPRHDLYEFVSNELSKQKLDELNVNIFLSVYQIKK
- a CDS encoding CheR family methyltransferase; protein product: MEQSRNKSKAKNSVSSKPVKAVFPVVAIGASAGGLEAVSELLKYLAPNTGMAFIYVQHLKPDHKSMLIPLLAKITSMNVKEVEDKILIEPNCFYIIPPDKEISAENGHILVRQRPEVPKFNLPIDILFSSLSITHHENVIGVILSGSATDGTIGLKSIKQNGGLTFAQDDSAKFDSMPKSAISAGIVDYILSPKEIAFELNRLSKHPLVRNSDRKTREEDQIDDDSPNLRAILTCLFQSTGVDFSVYKMRTIKRRILRRMMLNKVKELKAYLNLIEGKKEELDILYQDLLINVTSFFRDSETYKYLKEYLLPKLLKTKEEGESLRIWVPACSSGEEAFSIAMLVLEVQEKMDKPTPIKMFATDLSEKSIRKARNGIYTKSELESVYPRRLQRFFSKTDGNYKISKSIRDLCVFATHNVLKDPPFSKIDFISCRNLFIYFDLQAQKRVLATFHYALNDSGYLMLGKAETITSSSHLFTQLNKKYKIYFKKSNSDNVLFSLPTIKMPKKEIPPAHIDVQKGTSSIIPEINFKQSNLGLAEAINTIIISDFLPPAVVINQQHEIKQFRGNTDLYFSHASGKASLNIFKLVRKEIAFHLRNLISKSFKTNQRIRKGGIELKIDNSRYIISVEVAPLHLDSEEQLMLVVFSHHEQVLGLNGSKGNDDGQNTQLKLQENRIKQLEEDLEASHKDALELAHEQEGYIEELQSANEEVVSSNEELQTVNEELETSKEELESSNEELITTNQELQTRNELLSESYDYSSAIIATLHEPLIVLDKDFRIKTSNDSFYRTFGIKKEEMEGKILFDLEDNEWNIPSLRELLEHIIPKNSSFINFKITHTFPRIGQKVFLLNANRIVQKSHGEQLILLSFNDITEHERIQKKELEVYAKDMEESQNYNLKLEKAVKERTKQLYLSNKMLEERNRELGNMNKELEAFAYVSSHDLQEPLRKIQTFANRILEKEQTNLSPSGKVYFQYMQESANRMQLLIKELLTFSSLNTAERKFETIRLENIVRDVEMELKEELEEKKASIELQEMCEISIIPFQFRQLIQNLTRNSLKFSKPDIPVRIVISSKIVKKENIKTTENLNHNNYCHISFSDNGIGFDQQYSKRIFEVFEKLHSKDEYPGTGIGLAIVKKVVENHNGFINATSESNKGTIFDIYLPAKI
- a CDS encoding YdeI/OmpD-associated family protein, giving the protein MKKSFASTLENFHTNLWQFHTPVPEDIALTFIEGDNRRIICQLNELPPYPAALMKSKEYWFVLINKSFRDQLKIQEGEKLTVHIEKDHSEYGHEMPEELQVLLDQDDLGNELFHALTKGKQRSLVYLVSKVKNSNSRLNKSLAIIEHLKDVKGKLDFRMLNEKIKYYNNLENNW